The sequence below is a genomic window from Fluoribacter dumoffii NY 23.
AAATGTCTGGAAATCTTTGATCGCAAAAAATATGGATGTATTGATTGAGAACACAGTCAATGGAAAAGATCATCCGAAAAATGGAGGCTGCAAGCAGTGCTCTACAAATGAAGTAATTGAGGCAATTAAATACATAGTCAGTAAATCCAAAACTGAAGGAAACTACTCATTGTGGTAGTAGAGTATTGATTAGATACGCCCTCACAAGCTATGGTGGGGTATGAAAAATATAAAAATAAATTGAAGCTGGAGGAAGTCCAGCTTCTTGACAAGATGAGGAATGGGGATGTTAAACAGGTTAAAGATCTGTAGATTATTAACAATACTTGGTGCTTGGGTTGCAAGCCAACCATTATTCGCTGCTGCGGATTCCTGGCAGTTAAACATGTATGAAGGCGTCACTCCAATCAGTAAGGACGTGTACTACCTGCATATGGTGTGTATGGCGGTTTGCGCAATTATCGGGATCGTTGTATTCGGGGTGATGATCTATTCAATTATCCACCATAGAAAATCCAAAGGATACAAGGCTGCCTCTTTTCATGATAATCCCCGGCTGGAGATAGTCTGGTCTATTATTCCTTTCCTGATTCTGGTAGGGCTGGCAATACCAGCTACCCGTGTCCTGATCCGCATGGATGATACAAGACAATCTGAACTTACGGTAAAGATAGTTGGATACCAATGGCGTTGGCAATATGAATACCTGGATCAGGGTATAAGCTTTTTTAGTACTTTATCTACTCCTTTTGCCCAAATTGAAAACAAACAAAAAAAGAGTGAATGGTATTTATTGGAAGTCGATAAGCCAATGGTTTTGCCAGTAAATAGAAAAATTCGTTTCCTGGTTACTTCCAATGATGTTGTCCATTCTTGGTGGGTGCCTGAACTCGGTATCAAGCGCGATGCGATACCCGGATTTATGTATGAAGCCTGGGCTACGATTGAAAAGCCAGGAACCTATAGAGGTCAATGCGCGGAACTTTGCGGTGTTAATCATGGATTTATGCCTATAGTTGTTGAAGCAGTAAACCAGGAAGAATTTGACAAATGGGTGGCAGCGCAAACCAAATCGCAGGATCAATACACACAGGAAGAGGCGGTTGCCCCAACAAAAAAAACCATGACCCGAGATGAATTACTGGCATTCGGAAAACAAAAATATGAACAATTTTGCTCTCCATGTCACCGACCGGATGGAAGAGGTATTCCGCCAATGTATCCTGCACTCAGAGGCAGTTCTGTGGCAACGGGTAATCCTATTTCCCGCCATCTGGATGTCATCCTAAATGGTATTCCAGGCTCAGCGATGCAACCTTATAAAGATCAGCTTACTGACGAGGAAATTGCTGCTATTGCCACTTATGAGCGTAATGCCTGGGAAAATAATACTAATGATGTAGTTCAAGCTGCGGAAGTTGCTGCACAACGTCAGAAAGCTAATCAACAACCAACCATGGTTAATAAAGTTCAAGCTGGAGGTTTGCAATGAGTAGTTATACATTAGCACATGATGAAAAACATGACGATCATGGTCCTGAGCAAGGTAAGGGCGTTTTGGGTTTTATAAAACGCTGGTTGTTTACTACAAACCACAAAGATATTGGTACCTTGTATTTATGGCTGGCCATGATCAGTTTCTTTTTAGCAGGTGGCATGGCGTTGCTTATTCGAGCCGAATTATTTCAGCCTGGACATCGCTTTGTTGACCCTAATTTCTTCAACCAAATGACCACGCTCCATGGCCTGATTATGTTATTTGGCGTGGTAATGCCAGCATTTACCGGAATGGCTAACTGGCAAATTCCCATGATGATTGGTGCGCCAGATATGGCTTTGCCGCGTTTAAATAACTGGAGCTTCTGGATTCTACCTTTTGCGTTCACTTTACTACTTTCAACCACATTTCATGCTGGCGGCGGACCTAACTTTGGTTGGACGATGTATGCACCTTTATCTACAACATATGCTCCCCCCAGTACTGATTTTATGATTTTCTCGATTCATATGATGGGTATTTCATCCATTATGGGTTCAATCAATATTATCGCGACTATATTGAATTTACGTGCACCCGGTATGACTTTGATGAAAATGCCTATGTTCGTATGGACTTGGTTAATTACGGCCTTTTTATTGATTGCAATCATGCCTGTACTGGCCGGGGCGGTAACAATGATGTTGGCTGATCGCCATTTTGGTACCAGCTTTTTCAGCGCCGCAGGTGGTGGGGATCCCATACTTTTTCAACATGTGTTCTGGTTTTTTGGACATCCGGAAGTATACGTCCTTGTCTTACCCGCTTTTGGAGTGATTTCAGAAGTAATTCCAACGTTTAGCCGTAAACCTTTATTTGGCTATTATTTCATGGTGTATGCAACGGTCAGTATTGCCATATTGTCCTTTATTGTGTGGGCCCACCATATGTTTACAACAGGTATACCCTTGGGAGCAGAATTGTTCTTTATGTATACCACCATGCTCATTGCAGTTCCTACCGGAATTAAAGTGTTTAACTGGGTAAGTACCATGTTCAGAGGTTCGATGACCTTTGAAACCCCCATGCTTTTTGCATTGGCATTTGTATTTTTGTTTACCATTGGTGGCTTTACAGGACTGATGTTGGCTTTGGTCCCCGCAGATTTCCAATACCAGGACAGTTATTTCGTGGTTGCACATTTCCATTATGTTCTGGTTCCAGGAGTAATTTTCGCCCTGTTTTCTGCCACTTACTACTGGTTGCCTAAATGGACTGGTCATATGTATAACGAATGCCTTGGTAAATGGCATTTCTGGTTGTCAGTAATTTCTGTGAATGTGGCCTTTTTCCCTATGCACTTCCTAGGACTGGCCGGTATGCCAAGAAGAATTCCTGACTATGCATTGCAGTTTGCTAATTTTAATATGGTTTCTTCAGTTGGAGCATTTATTTTTGGTTTTACCCAAATTCTGTTCTTATACAATGTCATCGCGACAATCAGAAAGAAAGGGACAAAAAAGGACATTGCTGCTGGCAGGGCTTGGGAGGGTGCATATGGTTTGGAATGGACATTACCTTCTCCGCCTCCATATCACACATTTACAACCCCGCCCAAGTTGGATTTATAGGTTAGTTGTATGAAAAATCAAAAAGGGCATCATAAGTTAATTGCTGTTTTAGCCGGTCTCGTACTGGGAATGTTTGCCTTCGGTTTTGCCTTAGTACCAATTTATAACAGTTTGTGTAAGACTCTGGGAATTAATGGTAAAACCAATCCTGAGGCTGTTGCTTATGATGTAACCAAAGCTAAAGTTGACAAAGACAGAGAAATAACTGTCGAGTTTGTTGCTACAAACAACAGTGGTGTACCTTGGGCGTTTTATCCTAAAACCCGGAAAATCAAGGTGCATCCTGGAGAAATAGCAAAGCTTGCGTTTTATGCGGAAAATAAGACGGATCATCAGATGACTGTGCAAGCGATACCCAGCGTCACTCCTGGTATTGCTGCCAAGTATTTGAAAAAAACCGAATGTTTTTGCTTTACCCGGCAAACATTAAACGGACATGAGGCAATGAATATGCCTTTATTATTTCACTTGGATACTGATTTACCTGAGAAAGTAAATACAGTGACCTTGTCTTATACTTTATTTGATGTAACTGATAAAGGTTAATGCAAGACTGCACACGAATATCAAACGCAAACGCAATGTGACAGATTAGCCAATTTTAGTAGATTAGCGCCTCGTTAAATAAAGGCGCCTTTAAAACTGATTATTGACACAGGAGATAAAAATAGAATGGGAGCACATGGTACTTATTATGTCCCTAAGCCAAGCCATTGGCCTTTGATTGCATCATGTGGGCTGACCACTACCCTCGTTGGTGCGGCATCTTGGCTTCATCATGATTGGTATGGGCCCTATATCTTCACCATTGGTATGGGAATTATGATTTTTATGCTGTTTGGCTGGTTTGGCCAGGTCATCTATGAAAACTCGAAAGGAGTCTACGACTTACAAGTTGACCGTTCATTCCGTTGGGGCATGTGTTGGTTTATCTTCTCTGAAGTGTGTTTCTTTGGTGCATTTTTTGGTGCCCTGTTTTATACTCGTTTATGGTCCGTCCCGCTTTTGGGCGGGGAAGTCCATCCAATAACTCACTTTACCTTATGGCCTGATTTTAGCGCTGTTTGGCCGGTGTTGAATAACCCTAACAATCAGGTTTTTTCCGGGGCTCACGAAGCAATGGGAGCCTGGGGATTAGCTGCAGTAAACACGCTTATTTTATTAACCTCAGGGGTTACCATTACTTGGGCGCATTGGGCTTTAAAATTAGGAAAGCAAAAGCAATTACTTACTGGCATGGTTTTAACTGTAGCCTTAGGTATCTTGTTCCTAATCCTGCAAAGTTATGAATATCATGAAGCATATACCCAGATGAATTTAACTTTATCTGCAGGTATTTATGGAACGACATTTTTTATGCTGACTGGATTTCACGGACTGCACGTAACTTTAGGAACGATCATGCTTATCGTTATTACTGTCCGCTGCAAACTGGGTCATTTCACTCCCGAGCGGCATTTCGCCTTTGAAGGCGTTGCATGGTATTGGCACTTTGTAGACGTGGTCTGGTTATTCTTGTTTGTCTTTGTTTACTGGTTATAAACAACCCCATCCATAACAGGTCTTTTTGACTTGTTATGGATTACCCATTTGTCCCTCTTCATTCCTCCATACCCAGCAAACCGTTTATAAACGCGTATTAATCAATAGACCCGGTTGGAATTGGATTTCCTGTATTAACAACTGATAAGTAAAAAATGAGTGAGCAAATTTGATTTCCTGAATTATTGCTTGCCCACGAAAATGTTTAGCATAAAATGAAATCTCGATATCTTTTTCAAAATATTCTTCACATTTCAATTCCAGTTTTTCTTCAGATAAACTAATTAGTTGAGCTAAAAATTCATCTTCACCAATTTTCATTAGCACATAAACAGGTTGGACTGGCTGAATTAACATCGCAGTCTCCAGGCAATATAACCAGCATATATATTTAAGTGTAGCCCAAGATCGTTTTCTTATTGCATTAGGTAATTCAGGAGTTCTGGATTGGAGGGCGCAAGCGCTAGTGCGATAACCCTAAAGCGCGCTGGGCTACGGCACTAATAAATAGAAAGAGCAAATCATTGATGTGGATGGCTCAACTGTTCAAGAATAGCCTGTAAACTATGCTCACTGTCATAGTGAATAACCAATGATCCTTTACCTGCTTTTCCCGGTTTAAGTTTAATCGAGGTTTGCAAATGTTGAGAAAGGGTTTTTAACTGCTCCTGATAGAGATGTGCGGGGTCGGAAACAGGATGATTGTCTTTTACTGTTCCAGTTTTAACCCGCTCCACTAATTTTTCCGTTTCGCGCACGGATAAATTTTTGGCAACAACCAGCTGCGCTACCTGAATTTGTTGGTCTTCATCCAACATTAACAAGGCGCGTGCATGACCCATATCAAGATCGCCATGTTCCAAAAGCTTTTTTACACCGGTTGAGAGAGTCAATAAACGCAGATAATTGCTCACTGCAGTCCGGGATTTACACAAAAGATCCGCAACTTGCTGATGGGTTAACGCAAATTCATTAGTGAGTCTGTGCATGGCACGTGCTTGATCCATGGCATTGAGGTCTTCGCGCTGCAAGTTCTCAACTAAAGCCATAGCCATCGCTGTTTCATCATCAACCTGTTTCAGGATAACTGGAACTTCTGTAAGCCCGGCTAATTGGCTGGCACGCCAACGGCGTTCTCCCGCTATAATTTCATAAAGACCGCTACTCAGTTCCCGAACGAGCAAGGGCTGAAGTAATCCTTGTTTTTTTATTGATTGTGCCAATTCAATTAAGGGAGCTTCTTCTATCTCTCCGCGCGGCTGATATTTTCCTGGTTGCAAACAATCTACAGGAAGCTTTAAATTTTCAGCTGCTGGCCGCTCATTTAAAAGTATGTTATTCGATTGACTTAATAAAGCGGATAAATTACGTCCTAAACTACTACGTTTTACTGTCATAAATTACCCCATTCATCCTACAACAGTCTGTTTATTAATTAATTCGGAAGCAAGGACCATGTAGGCTGCTGCCCCGGGTGATGTTTTATCGTAATGTAATGCGGGCAGTCCATGACTTGGCGCTTCAGCAAGTCTGACATTACGTGGTACTACGGTTCTATAGACCTTGGTTGGAAAGTGTTCTATAAGTTGCTTGGATACCTCGGAACACAAGCGATTTCGAGCATCGTACATAGTTCGTAACAGTCCTTCAAGGTGCAAGCGTGGGTTTACTGAAGCTTTAACCTGCTCGATAGTTGAAAGCAATGCAGCTAATCCTTCCAGGGCGTAATATTCACATTGCATCGGAATAAGGACCGAGTCAGCAGCTACAAATGCATTGATTGTCAGTGTATTTAACGCTGGAGGACAATCAATTAACACAAAATCATAATTGTTTTGAATTGGTTGCAATGCCTTATATAAGAATGTTTCACGATGATTGCGTTCCATCAGGCTTACTTCTGCAACGGTTAAATCGTCATTGCCAGGAATTAAATCATAGCCACATGTTGTGGCAAGACATGCCTGTTCTGCAAGGCAATCATGCAATAAAACATCATTAGTAGTATGCACCAACTGACTTTTATCAACACCGCTACCCATGGTTGCATTACCTTGGGGATCCAGATCAATCAGTAAAACCTGTTGTCTGTTGGCGGCCAAAGAGGCAGCTAAATTAATAGCGGTAGTAGTTTTGCCTACTCCACCTTTTTGGTTGGCAATGGCTATAACTTTTGCCATGGTTTATTCCTTGGTTAAACCTGAAAACAGCAAACATCTACTTGGATGTAAAGTGCTAAGTTCCAGGTTGATTTTCAATAATGACGCAACAGCGCTCGCCTTCAACCCCTGCGACAGTATAATGCTTCACTATGCAGTTTTTCTGCATTTCATTTAATTCGATATCAGGATTACGCCCTTTCATTGCCAGCCAAATTCCATCATCGGCAATAAGATGTTGCGTCCACTGAACCATTTGTTGCAGGCTACTAAAAGCTCGACTTAATACTGTATCAAAACCTTGGGTTGGGTGGTAGTTTTCGACTCTAAATTGTACAATCTCAACATTTTTTAAATTGAGTTGTCTTTTTACTTCCTGTAGGAAACGCGTTTTTTTACCATTAGAGTCCAGCAAAACGAAATTAAATTCAGGTCTGGCCAATGCAAGTGGAATTCCGGGTAACCCTGCACCAGTTCCTACATCTATAATATGATTGCCCTTAAGCCAGGGTAAAATAGCCAGGCTATCCAATATATGCTTGCCAATCATAGACTCAAGATCACGAATCGCAGTGAGATTATAAGCTAAATTCCACTTATTAAGTAAGAATAAATACTCAGACAAAGGGTCTGTAAGTGCGTTCAATGCAAATTGCTGCAAGCCTTCCCTGAGTTGCGGTTGTATTCTTGCTATAGAATCTTTCATACCTCAATTCGCTGTTTTTTTAAATGAACTAAAAGAAGAGACAAGGCCGCAGGAGTCACTCCTGAAATACGGCCAGCCTGAGCCAGGGTAGCAGGTCTTATCTTAGTTAATTTTTGAATCACTTCATGAGACAACCCCGTAACTTCGCTATAATCCAGAGACTCAGGTAATCGTGTATTTTCATGTTTACGCATTTTTTCTATATCAAGCTGTTGCCGTTCGATATATCCTGCATATTTATTTTGAATTTCTATTTGCTCACTGACTTCGGCGGACAATTCCGGCAAATTTAAATCATCGAGCATTAATAAATGCTGATAATTAATCTCGGGGCGCTTAAGAAACTCTGATGCTCTATTATCGTGTTGCATGGGATTAAACAGAATGTCTTTAAACATTTCATTATGTCCTACCCGTACCCATGTGTTTTGGAGCAATTTCTGAGTGGATTCTATTGCTTCTTGTTTCGCAGAAAAATATTGCCAGCGCTGCTCGCCAACCAGGCCTAATTCCCGGCCTTTAGCAGTAAGGCGTAAATCTGCATTATCCTCCCTCAAAAGCAGGCGATATTCCGCGCGGGAAGTAAACATTCTGTAAGGTTCTTGGGTACCGCAGGTAATAAGATCATCTATCAATACACCAATATACGCTTCATCACGTCTGGGGCACCATAGTTCTTTTTCCTGAACTTGCAATGCAGCATTCATCCCGGCAATGATTCCTTGTGCAGCAGCTTCTTCATAACCGGTTGTGCCATTAATTTGGCCTGCGAAAAATAAGTTGGGAATGGGTTTGGTTTGCAAGAAGGAAGTTAAGCCCCGGGGATCGAAGTAATCATATTCGATTGCATAACCTGGACGCGTAATATGGGCATTTTCAAAACCTTTGATTGTACGTACAAACTGGACCTGGACCTCAAAAGGAAGACTGGTAGAAATACCATTAGGATAGATTTCTTCGGTGGTTAATCCTTCAGGCTCTACAAAGATTTGATGGGATAGTTTATCCGCAAAACGCACAATTTTATCTTCAATAGAGGGACAGTAACGTGGTCCTACCCCTTCAATTACCCCTGCGTACATTGGAGATTGATGCAAATTATTACGAATAATTTCGTGGGTTGCTTCTGTTGTATGGGTAATATGGCATGGTACTTGTTGAGGATGATCACCGACCTGGCCTAAATAAGAAAAAACAGGTGTGGGCGTATCACCGGGTTGAACCGTCATTTGGCTGAAATCTAATGAACGGCGATCAATTCGCGGCGGCGTTCCTGTTTTTAAGCGGCCAACCGGTAAGTCCAAATCACGCAAGCTTTTTGCTAAAGAAATCGAAGGGGGATCACCTGCTCGGCCTCCAGCATATTGATTCATGCCCACATGAATTTTTCCCCCCAAAAAGGTTCCAACGGTCAATACTACCGCTCGAGCCCGTAACTTTAGACCCATTTGGGTCACCACCGTGGTTACGCGCTCACCTTCGATGATTAAATCGTCCACAGCTTGCTGAAACAGCGTCAAATTTTCTTGGGTTTGGAGTTGCTCTCTAATGGCTTGTCGATAAAGCACCCGATCCGCCTGTGCACGGGTAGCCCGAACCGCAGGTCCCTTGGAGGCATTAAGCGTACGAAATTGAATACCAGCCCTATCCGCTGCTTTAGCCATAGCTCCATCGAGGGCATCTATTTCTTTGACCAAATGCCCTTTGCCGATGCCGCCTATGGCCGGGTTACAGGACATTTGACCCAGCAAATCCATGTTATGAGTAAGCAATAATGTCTGTGCACCCATTCTTGCAGCAGCCAGAGCAGCTTCTGTGCCCGCATGCCCACCACCTACTACAATAACATCATATATTTTTTCAAGATTCATGGCTGATCAATATTTGTATAACAAAAAGAGGAATTATACACTTTTTTATTCATTGTCCCAATACAGCCTGCCTTTTTTACCTAAAAATGCACCCGGCACAGCAAGATTTCCGAAGGTATCTTTCTCTTAAATTGCATGAGAGTTGTTATACTATAGAAACAGGTGGGTACAAATACTAATAGAGACAAGTGATGTTTTTTAAAACTGATATCGAAAATTTTGAAGAGTTCGAAGAAGATTCGGTGGGGCATTTAAGAAAAAAACTGCATTCCATGAAAGGGACTAAAGCCCCCAAAGTAAAGATCTCCCTGGCTATATTACGAATGATTCCGTTTGCGAATAAATTCATTTCATCTTTGGAGTTGGCAGGATGCTCAATGAATCATCTGGTTGAGTTAAAAGGTTTTGTGAACCATGCATCAAGTGCAGCAGCAGAAGGTTTTCAAATTATTAAATTATTAACGAGCCTTGCTGATTTTGTCGTAATTCCAATTATTTATTTAGGTGCTTTTATAACGAATCAGGACATCCCTTTTACGTTGTCCCGTAATGCTCGTTTTTTATATGCCTCAGTAATTTTGGGACTTACAATAACTGCTTTGGCCTTTCCCCCCTCAGCCCCTTTTATTGCCCTGGCTACATCAGTTGCTGCATTGGGCTTGAATTTAGTTACCTTGGCGAAAATTGTTTACAAGCGTTATGAACTCAAAGATAACCTGATAAATTTTGAAAAAAATATTAATGCCAAAAAGACCCGATTAAATGTATTAATCGATGAATTGGAGCAGCTGGAGAAAAAAGCCAAAAGAGCAAAGGAAAATGAGAACCAAGAGGAGTATCTTTCTTTAGAATCACAAATTGCCAATGCAAGAAAAAAAATTAACGAGGAAATGAGTGGTTTACAAGAACTGTATAATGATCAGGAACTTTGTAAGGAAAAATTAGAAAGTTTAAGCACAGCCGCCATTTTGGATAAATCCGTTGGTACTGCTTTTGCCACTCTTGCATTAATAGGAGTTATTGTCAGCTTTATCGCCCCTCCAGTGGGAATAGGGATTCTTGCAGCCGCAGCTTCTTTGGCCGTTGCCTATACTGTTGGACGGCTTAGTTATCCTCTCTTCAAAATGCTTGCAAATAAAATAACTAACCCGAGTCCAAAACCTCAACCAGGGAAAGAAGAGCGCGAGGAGGATGGAGATCAAGATGCTCTGATTGAAACCGAGATTGAGACCTCGGCTAAAAAAGTTAAAAAGGATATGTCTGAAATAAAAAAAGTTGCAAACCAATTGTTGGAGACCGTAGAGGACTATCCGGTAATTCCGCAAGCAAATAAAACAGAACAAATAACCCCGCATCTTGTTCCTGAAGTAACGGTCATTAAAGCGCAACCAAATGTTGGAGAAGTAAAGGAGGAAGAGGATGAAGGGGAGTCTCCGAAATTTTAAGGAGCGACGCTCGGCGCAGCGTATTCCCGAGTTTTAGGTGAATACGAATGGGGAACAATAACTCTCTATTATAACGGGTTCATAGGCGGTAAATCGCCTTTGCTCTCTTTTTTATGCCCATTATTTTTTTTCATTTGCTGAATACTGCGCCATAATTCATCTCCTCGCCATAAAGTTTTTTCTTTGTTTTTATATAAAACTTGCGAGAGAATCTGTACCTGTTTTTTAAACAGGGCATCATCGCTAAGGCGCGTTAAATCCGTTAGATTTAATATAGGGGCATCTGGCCATTGCAAGCGCGACCAGTTTAATAATGCATCACGTGCCCGTTGGGGATGTCCTTGCATGCAGGCTTGATGGAGCTCATTTAACGCAGTTTTGTATCGACCTTTCCCGGATTTTTTATTACGTTTTTGTAATCCCCATAAGATTAAGGTAAGCAGCCAGGTGAAAGCAAATAGTGCAGCAACTAACCAACCCCAATTGAATTGAGTTGAAGAGGCCGGTTCAGCGGTGATCTCTTTGGGTAGAAGGGTTTCTTGATTTTTAACTACTGCAGATTGATTTGTATTCGCTGCAGGGCCTGTGCTCGAGGCAATTACTTCAAGCGTTTTTGCAGGCAATGTGGCTATTTCTTCTTTTCCTGTTTCCGTATTAAACCAAGGGAGCTTTAGTTCTGGAATCGTTATTTTTCCAGCTTTATTAAACAAGTAAGTGACTTTAATCTGCGTCCGACCAATTAACTCACCCTGGGTAACCCGATTTTTATCTTTTCCTTTTTCCGGATAAACACTCACCCCATCTGTTTCACCCAAGTTGAGCGTCGGTAAAAGTTGCGCTGGGATACCTACACCTTCAATAATTACATTACGAATTAAGGTATTGCCTTGCGTGATCGTGGGCTCCGAATTTTCATATTCTTCGAATAATTTAACTCCTTTTGCCGGAAGCCATATTTTACCTGAATATTCTTTGGGTATGGGTTGTACCTTGATATTCATCGCTTTATCTGTGGCTTTAACTCGTTCCGGATTAAAATCATAAATCAATGCGGTAAATACAGGGGGTTTAATTTTTAAGGTCCCGCTTTTTTGAGGAAAAATGGCATAATTTTGTTCTTCGACAAGATAAGTTTGACCATTCTTTTGTATTTGCGAGCGTTTATTCTCACCTAATTGAATGATCAAGCCATTTTCTACCTGAGGCCCTTGGTAGCTTGCATCTAAAAGATGTTTGGAGTTGTATAAGGTTACCGTATAAATAATTTGCTGGTTTACATAAGGATTTTTTCTATCTACCTTTGTAGTTAAATAAAGACCTTGATTATGCTGCGGACTGGCAGCATTGGTAGCAGATGTTTGTTGCGAAGCAGAGCCAGGGGTTACATCAATGAGTACTGGGTTGGTATATTCCCTGCCAATCTTGATTGCCGGTATGGTTAATTTACCTTCTTTTTTGGGTTTTAGGGTTACCGTCCACTCGCTTGAGGATTGGGTTTGTCCATTAATGATTGAATAATTCATGCGGCGCTCGGTACCCAGAATTATAAAATCTTTTTGTAAAGGGGTGAGATCAGGAATGCCCCCATTTTGCAGATTATCTTGCGTCAAAGTTAACTGGAGTGAGTCATCAATGCCTATTTGAGAAGAATTAACTTGTACGTGTACGTCTGCATAAACCAGTGTACTGAGAAAACAAAAAAAACCAATAATAATTAATTTTTTCATTGATACCATCCACGTTCTCTTCTTAAATGATCGCGTAAAAATTTTTCTCGCAATAATCCACTTGGATCATCCGGAATCAAACGCAACCACTGCTCTTTAGCTTGTTGTTTTTCCCGTTCGGCTTCAGATTGAGCTTCACTCATATTTTGGTCGTTATTTTCTTTGTTTTGCTGATCTTTGTTTTGCTGATCTTTGTTTTTCTGATCTTTGTTTTGTTGCTCTTTGTTTTGTTGCTCTTTGTTTTGTTGCTCTTTGTTTTGCTGATCTTTGTTTTGTTGATCTCTGTTTTGTTGATCTCTGTTTTGTTGATNNNNNNNNNNNNNNNNNNNNNNNNNNNNNNNNNNCTTTGTTTTGTTGCTCTTTGTTTTGCTGATCCTTGTTTTGCTGATCTTTGTTTTGTTGATCCTTGTTTTGCTGATCTTTGTTTTGTTGATCTTTGTTTTGTTGATCTTTGTTTTGCTTCTTTTCTTGATCTTTCTTTAAAAGCTCTTCCACCAGTTTGCGATTATAAATGGCATCCTGATTTTGTGAATTAAGTGCCAGTGCTTTATCGTACGCTTTAATTGCCTCTTCGTACTTGCCCATATGCGCCAGGGCATTGCCTTGGTTATAATAGCCTGTTTCGTTTTTAAGTGCCTGATAAATCTCCGCGGCTTTCTGATAATCTCCGGCACGATAGGCGGCTGTCGCAGCCCAATCGTTGCGTGTAAATGTTTCCTTCGCTTGTTCAAACTGATTTTTTGCCATTAAATCG
It includes:
- the coxB gene encoding cytochrome c oxidase subunit II gives rise to the protein MLNRLKICRLLTILGAWVASQPLFAAADSWQLNMYEGVTPISKDVYYLHMVCMAVCAIIGIVVFGVMIYSIIHHRKSKGYKAASFHDNPRLEIVWSIIPFLILVGLAIPATRVLIRMDDTRQSELTVKIVGYQWRWQYEYLDQGISFFSTLSTPFAQIENKQKKSEWYLLEVDKPMVLPVNRKIRFLVTSNDVVHSWWVPELGIKRDAIPGFMYEAWATIEKPGTYRGQCAELCGVNHGFMPIVVEAVNQEEFDKWVAAQTKSQDQYTQEEAVAPTKKTMTRDELLAFGKQKYEQFCSPCHRPDGRGIPPMYPALRGSSVATGNPISRHLDVILNGIPGSAMQPYKDQLTDEEIAAIATYERNAWENNTNDVVQAAEVAAQRQKANQQPTMVNKVQAGGLQ
- the ctaD gene encoding cytochrome c oxidase subunit I, which translates into the protein MSSYTLAHDEKHDDHGPEQGKGVLGFIKRWLFTTNHKDIGTLYLWLAMISFFLAGGMALLIRAELFQPGHRFVDPNFFNQMTTLHGLIMLFGVVMPAFTGMANWQIPMMIGAPDMALPRLNNWSFWILPFAFTLLLSTTFHAGGGPNFGWTMYAPLSTTYAPPSTDFMIFSIHMMGISSIMGSINIIATILNLRAPGMTLMKMPMFVWTWLITAFLLIAIMPVLAGAVTMMLADRHFGTSFFSAAGGGDPILFQHVFWFFGHPEVYVLVLPAFGVISEVIPTFSRKPLFGYYFMVYATVSIAILSFIVWAHHMFTTGIPLGAELFFMYTTMLIAVPTGIKVFNWVSTMFRGSMTFETPMLFALAFVFLFTIGGFTGLMLALVPADFQYQDSYFVVAHFHYVLVPGVIFALFSATYYWLPKWTGHMYNECLGKWHFWLSVISVNVAFFPMHFLGLAGMPRRIPDYALQFANFNMVSSVGAFIFGFTQILFLYNVIATIRKKGTKKDIAAGRAWEGAYGLEWTLPSPPPYHTFTTPPKLDL
- a CDS encoding cytochrome c oxidase assembly protein, which encodes MKNQKGHHKLIAVLAGLVLGMFAFGFALVPIYNSLCKTLGINGKTNPEAVAYDVTKAKVDKDREITVEFVATNNSGVPWAFYPKTRKIKVHPGEIAKLAFYAENKTDHQMTVQAIPSVTPGIAAKYLKKTECFCFTRQTLNGHEAMNMPLLFHLDTDLPEKVNTVTLSYTLFDVTDKG
- a CDS encoding cytochrome c oxidase subunit 3, with translation MGAHGTYYVPKPSHWPLIASCGLTTTLVGAASWLHHDWYGPYIFTIGMGIMIFMLFGWFGQVIYENSKGVYDLQVDRSFRWGMCWFIFSEVCFFGAFFGALFYTRLWSVPLLGGEVHPITHFTLWPDFSAVWPVLNNPNNQVFSGAHEAMGAWGLAAVNTLILLTSGVTITWAHWALKLGKQKQLLTGMVLTVALGILFLILQSYEYHEAYTQMNLTLSAGIYGTTFFMLTGFHGLHVTLGTIMLIVITVRCKLGHFTPERHFAFEGVAWYWHFVDVVWLFLFVFVYWL
- a CDS encoding ParB/RepB/Spo0J family partition protein, translated to MTVKRSSLGRNLSALLSQSNNILLNERPAAENLKLPVDCLQPGKYQPRGEIEEAPLIELAQSIKKQGLLQPLLVRELSSGLYEIIAGERRWRASQLAGLTEVPVILKQVDDETAMAMALVENLQREDLNAMDQARAMHRLTNEFALTHQQVADLLCKSRTAVSNYLRLLTLSTGVKKLLEHGDLDMGHARALLMLDEDQQIQVAQLVVAKNLSVRETEKLVERVKTGTVKDNHPVSDPAHLYQEQLKTLSQHLQTSIKLKPGKAGKGSLVIHYDSEHSLQAILEQLSHPHQ
- a CDS encoding ParA family protein; this translates as MAKVIAIANQKGGVGKTTTAINLAASLAANRQQVLLIDLDPQGNATMGSGVDKSQLVHTTNDVLLHDCLAEQACLATTCGYDLIPGNDDLTVAEVSLMERNHRETFLYKALQPIQNNYDFVLIDCPPALNTLTINAFVAADSVLIPMQCEYYALEGLAALLSTIEQVKASVNPRLHLEGLLRTMYDARNRLCSEVSKQLIEHFPTKVYRTVVPRNVRLAEAPSHGLPALHYDKTSPGAAAYMVLASELINKQTVVG
- the rsmG gene encoding 16S rRNA (guanine(527)-N(7))-methyltransferase RsmG; this encodes MKDSIARIQPQLREGLQQFALNALTDPLSEYLFLLNKWNLAYNLTAIRDLESMIGKHILDSLAILPWLKGNHIIDVGTGAGLPGIPLALARPEFNFVLLDSNGKKTRFLQEVKRQLNLKNVEIVQFRVENYHPTQGFDTVLSRAFSSLQQMVQWTQHLIADDGIWLAMKGRNPDIELNEMQKNCIVKHYTVAGVEGERCCVIIENQPGT